The Prinia subflava isolate CZ2003 ecotype Zambia chromosome 18, Cam_Psub_1.2, whole genome shotgun sequence genome has a window encoding:
- the PRSS12 gene encoding neurotrypsin — translation MTFAGFVVALVIGAIPGARGPGQVSASLPAARPPQPPAGCPAGGFPAAQRPWAPAAPPLPRRGAAGRAPRGRRSSCALPGGSEGRPGCAPGAGRSPAERGRSGCERGSVRLRGGKNEFEGTVEVYWNGIWGTICGSHWDNNDATVVCRQLALGEKGTAKQIPFSGLGLIPVFWSEVRCRGDEENILLCEKDTWQDGTCPQKMAAAVTCSSSLGPVFTPIRLAGGSSAHEGRVEVYHGGQWGTVCDDQWDDADAEVVCRQLGLGGVAKAWSQAYFGEGSGPVLLDEVRCTGNELSIEQCPKSSWREHNCGHREDAGVSCTPLTDGALRLAGGRGSHEGRLEVYHSGQWGTVCDDGWSELNTQVVCWQLGFKSGKSAGMEKESYSEGRPGPIWLDDVICSGKETNLLQCSRRDWGKHDCNHQEDVRLICYPENDSHRRSLGPPIRLMDGENKKEGRVEIFINGHWGTICDDGWSDKDAAVVCRQLGYKGPARARTMAYFGEGKGPIHVDNVKCTGNERSLADCIKQDIGTHNCRHSEDAGVICDHLGRKVPANSNKDSLASVCGLRLLHRRQKRIIGGKNSLRGGWPWQVALRLKSSHGDGRLLCGATLISSCWVLTAAHCFKRYGNNTRNYVVRVGDYHTLVLEEYEEEIGVQEIVVHREYRPDSSDYDIALVRLQGPEEQCARFSTHVLPACLPLRRERPQKTAPNCFITGWGDTGRAYSRTLQQAAIPLLPKRVCEERYKRRFTGRMLCAGNMQEQKRVDSCQGDSGGPLMCERPGESWVVYGVTSWGYGCGVKDSPGVYTKVSSFVPWIKSVTKL, via the exons ATGACATTCGCCGGCTTCGTGGTGGCGCTGGTGATAGGGGCGATCCCCGGAGCCCGCGGGCCGGGCCAGGTCTCCGCCAGcctcccggccgcccgccccccgcagccccccgccGGCTGCCCCGCCGGGGGCTTCCCCGCGGCCCAGCGCCCCTGGGCACCGGCGGCGCCCCCTCTGCCGcgccggggggcggcgggccgggcgccgcggggccgccgcagCTCCTGCGCCCTGCCCGGCGGCAGCGAGGGGCGGCCCGGCTGCGCCCCCGGGGCCGGCCGGAGCCCGGCGGAGCGCGGCCGCTCTGGCTGCGAGCGAG GGTCAGTGAGACTCCGGGGAGGCAAGAATGAGTTTGAAGGTACAGTGGAGGTTTATTGGAATGGAATCTGGGGAACAATCTGTGGGAGCCATTGGGACAATAATGATGCGACGGTTGTATGTCGGCAGCTTGCACTTGG GGAAAAAGGTACAGCAAAACAAATACCCTTTTCTGGATTAGGCCTTATTCCTGTTTTCTGGAGTGAAGTGCGTTGTCGTGGCGATGAAGAAAATATACTGTTATGTGAAAAAGACACCTGGCAAGATGGGACATGTCCTCAAAAAatggcagctgctgtcacatGTAGCTCCTCCCTgg GCCCTGTCTTCACTCCGATCCGGCTGGCTGGTGGGAGCAGTGCCCACGAAGGAAGAGTGGAAGTCTACCACGGTGGCCAGTGGGGCACGGTCTGTGATGACCAGTGGGATGACGCAGATGCTGAAGTTGTCTGTCGGCAGCTTGGCCTTGG GGGTGTTGCCAAGGCGTGGAGCCAGGCTTACTTTGGAGAAGGCTCTGGCCCCGTGCTGCTGGATGAAGTGCGGTGCACGGGAAATGAACTCTCGATCGAGCAGTGCCCGAAAAGCTCCTGGCGAGAACACAACTGTGGCCACAGAGAAGATGCTGGCGTTTCCTGCACCCCTCTCACAG ACGGCGCGCTGCGGCTCGCGGGCGGCAGGGGCAGCCACGAGGGCCGCCTGGAGGTCTATCACAGCGGGCAGTGGGGCACGGTCTGCGACGACGGCTGGAGCGAGCTCAACACGCAGGTGGTTTGCTGGCAGCTGGGATTCAA GTCCGGGAAAAGCGCAGGTATGGAAAAAGAGAGCTACTCCGAAGGAAGGCCTGGGCCCATCTGGCTGGATGATGTGATCTGCTCCGGGAAGGAGACAAACCTCCTGCAGTGCTCCCGCAGGGACTGGGGGAAGCACGACTGCAACCACCAGGAGGATGTCAGACTCATCTGCTACCCAGAAAACGACAGCCACAGGCGCTCACTTG GTCCTCCCATCAGGCTGATGGATGGTGAGAATAAGAAGGAAGGACGTGTGGAGATTTTTATCAATGGCCACTGGGGCACAATTTGTGATGATGGATGGTCTGATAAGGACGCAGCTGTAGTCTGCCGACAGCTTGGCTACAA AGGTCCAGCCAGGGCAAGGACAATGGCGTATTTTGGCGAGGGCAAAGGCCCGATCCACGTGGATAACGTGAAGTGCACAGGAAATGAGAGATCCTTGGCAGACTGCATTAAGCAGGACATTGGGACGCACAACTGCCGGCACAGCGAGGACGCGGGGGTCATCTGCGACCACCTGGGCAGGAAGGTCCCTGCCAACAGCAATAAAG ATTCTCTTGCTTCTGTTTGTGGGCTGAGGTTACTCCATCGTCGACAAAAGCGAATAATTGGTGGGAAAAATTCCTTACG GGGCGGCTGGCCGTGGCAGGTGGCGCTGCGCCTCAAATCCTCTCACGGTGACGGGAGACTCCTGTGTGGCGCTACTCtcatcagcagctgctgggtcCTCACTGCTGCACACTGCTTTAAAAG GTATGGCAACAACACTCGCAACTACGTAGTGCGGGTTGGAGACTATCACACGCTGGTGCTGGAGGAGTACGAGGAGGAGATCGGAGTCCAGGAGATTGTGGTGCACAGGGAGTACAGGCCGGACAGCAGCGACTACGACATCGCCTtggtgaggctgcaggggcCCGAGGAACAGTGTGCAAGGTTCAGCACCCACGTCCTACCTGCCTGCTTGCCACTGAGGAGGGAGCGACCACAGAAAACTGCTCCCAATTGCTTCATCACTGGATGGGGTGACACAG GACGGGCTTATTCAAGAACATTACAACAGGCTGCCATCCCCTTACTTCCCAAGAGGGTGTGTGAAGAGCGCTACAAAAGGAGATTCACAGGAAgaatgctctgtgctgggaacaTGCAGGAACAGAAACGTGTCGACAGCTGTCAAGGAGACAGCGGTGGACCACTGATGTGTGAACGCCCAGGGGAAAGCTGGGTCGTGTACGGTGTGACCTCCTGGGGCTACGGCTGCGGGGTCAAAGATTCCCCAGGTGTCTACACAAAAGTATCATCTTTTGTACCCTGGATTAAAAGTGTGACCAAACTATGA